In Streptomyces dangxiongensis, one DNA window encodes the following:
- a CDS encoding PAS domain-containing protein, with amino-acid sequence MDEADFKTLLAPLPVSWWEADGGLEVVDSGGGAFDDDRTARRFLEALRADRDGPSGTPDAPYRACFEGRTFHVNWPARHDGADRDGSRGVAVEVSGRPEDNPYAAFADLTPAAAFVRDVTGRYLWANHAYAHLYGTTRDAVIGRHLADVDEPGDVTRFLALDRAVLAEGRPVRHTLTYRRPDGTSGQAAGYRFPVRWSGRRCVAGIYVDVTDHTRALDQRRRAEEELRTLRDHSGLLCVRLSTDGLVGEAGTAVAELLRVRLSDLIGLSADALLARTPERTAVHRIWHDLVGGRRRSARTTAVLVDGDSRQRRVRVHLSAVCHAADRVPGVWAVITHVGPRHEAQPPLTASQVRILALLAAGHSNADIAGTLHLSRQTVDYHLSRLRDLLGAATRPALVARAYVLGILSPQAWPPRSATAAHPLSPV; translated from the coding sequence GTGGACGAGGCCGATTTCAAGACGCTGCTCGCCCCCCTTCCGGTGTCCTGGTGGGAAGCCGACGGCGGGCTGGAAGTGGTCGACAGCGGGGGCGGCGCGTTCGACGACGACCGGACCGCACGCCGCTTCCTCGAAGCCCTCCGCGCCGACCGCGACGGGCCGTCCGGCACCCCCGACGCGCCCTACCGGGCGTGCTTCGAGGGCCGTACCTTCCACGTCAACTGGCCGGCTCGCCACGACGGCGCCGACCGCGACGGCAGCAGGGGGGTGGCGGTCGAGGTGAGCGGCCGGCCGGAGGACAACCCGTACGCCGCGTTCGCCGACCTCACCCCGGCCGCGGCCTTCGTGCGCGACGTCACCGGCCGCTACCTGTGGGCCAACCACGCCTACGCCCACCTGTACGGCACCACGCGCGACGCCGTGATCGGCCGCCACCTCGCCGACGTCGACGAACCGGGCGACGTCACCCGGTTCCTCGCTCTGGACCGGGCCGTCCTGGCCGAGGGCAGGCCCGTACGGCACACCCTCACCTACCGGCGCCCCGACGGAACCTCCGGGCAGGCCGCGGGGTACCGCTTCCCCGTCCGCTGGAGCGGGCGCCGCTGCGTGGCCGGCATCTACGTCGACGTCACCGACCACACCCGGGCGCTGGACCAGCGACGCCGGGCCGAGGAGGAGCTGAGGACCCTGCGCGACCACAGCGGCCTCCTCTGCGTCCGCCTGTCCACCGACGGACTGGTGGGGGAGGCCGGCACCGCGGTCGCCGAACTCCTGCGCGTCCGCCTCTCCGACCTGATCGGGCTGTCGGCCGACGCCCTGCTGGCGAGGACACCCGAACGCACCGCTGTGCACCGGATCTGGCACGACCTCGTCGGCGGCCGGCGCAGAAGCGCCCGGACCACGGCGGTGCTCGTCGACGGGGACAGCCGGCAGCGCCGCGTACGGGTCCATCTGAGCGCCGTGTGCCACGCCGCTGACCGCGTGCCCGGTGTGTGGGCCGTCATCACCCACGTCGGCCCGCGCCACGAGGCGCAACCGCCCCTGACGGCCAGCCAGGTACGCATCCTCGCCCTGCTGGCCGCCGGGCACAGCAACGCGGACATCGCGGGAACGCTGCACCTGTCACGGCAGACGGTCGACTACCACCTGAGCCGGCTGCGCGACCTGCTGGGCGCCGCCACCCGCCCGGCCCTGGTCGCCCGCGCCTACGTGCTCGGCATCCTCTCCCCCCAGGCCTGGCCGCCCCGGTCCGCCACGGCGGCCCATCCACTGAGTCCGGTGTAA
- a CDS encoding ATP-grasp domain-containing protein yields the protein MSKVLYVHAKGGPPVGHALARVAARSAVHLLALSELPATVAERAAGLCDSVVTHAASEGRDLVDAITARAREVGAEAVVTFSEYAVVAVAEASRRSGLRGAGPAAALARDKRLMRAAWERRGIPQPRFRAVTTAAELERAAAELSFPLLLKAAWSAGSTAHQIIETPGDVQNAWQRSRAVMAESALLGLAELHVAGAGEDFIVEEIVSGCAEEWFDGSGWGDYVSVEGVVVGGVFRPVCVSGRMPTVAPFTERAGITPAALGSEAQDRIVELARRAVDALGLEDCGTHTEIKLGSDGRMWVIETAARFGGAMTVPQIEQVFGLDLAGMFTDHLLGGSPAWPDRALAPQDAVGAAGSLVVLAVNGDGSPWTRRHLWDSATVVRSAPLGAGSTLSVVAESALPDGAPVPVYDPAAGANTMAAVCLLSADRPQTVVRDFAAVVDALPRILPTDVTEEARA from the coding sequence GTGAGCAAGGTGCTGTACGTGCATGCCAAGGGCGGCCCCCCGGTGGGACATGCCCTCGCGCGGGTGGCCGCGAGGTCCGCGGTGCACCTGCTGGCACTCAGCGAACTGCCCGCCACGGTGGCGGAACGGGCCGCCGGCCTGTGCGACTCGGTGGTCACGCACGCCGCCTCTGAGGGGCGCGACCTGGTGGACGCCATCACGGCCCGGGCCCGGGAGGTGGGCGCGGAGGCGGTCGTCACCTTCTCCGAGTACGCGGTGGTGGCGGTCGCCGAGGCGTCCCGGCGGTCAGGACTGCGCGGTGCCGGGCCCGCCGCCGCGCTCGCCCGGGACAAGCGGCTGATGCGCGCGGCGTGGGAGCGCCGGGGAATACCACAGCCCCGGTTCCGCGCGGTCACGACCGCGGCCGAACTGGAGCGCGCCGCGGCGGAGTTGTCGTTCCCGCTGCTGTTGAAGGCCGCGTGGAGCGCCGGATCGACCGCCCACCAGATCATCGAGACGCCCGGGGACGTGCAGAACGCCTGGCAGCGGTCGCGCGCGGTGATGGCGGAGTCGGCGCTGCTCGGGTTAGCGGAGCTGCATGTCGCCGGGGCCGGCGAGGACTTCATCGTCGAGGAGATCGTCAGCGGATGCGCCGAGGAGTGGTTCGACGGTTCCGGCTGGGGTGACTACGTCAGCGTGGAGGGCGTGGTCGTCGGCGGTGTGTTCCGCCCGGTCTGCGTGAGCGGCCGGATGCCGACGGTGGCGCCGTTCACCGAACGCGCCGGTATCACCCCGGCGGCGCTCGGGAGCGAGGCCCAGGACAGGATCGTGGAACTGGCCCGGCGCGCCGTGGACGCCCTGGGCCTGGAGGACTGCGGCACGCACACGGAGATCAAGCTGGGCTCGGACGGCCGTATGTGGGTGATCGAGACGGCGGCGCGGTTCGGCGGCGCGATGACGGTGCCGCAGATCGAGCAGGTCTTCGGACTGGACCTGGCCGGCATGTTCACCGATCACCTGCTCGGCGGCTCACCCGCCTGGCCGGACCGGGCGTTGGCGCCTCAGGACGCCGTCGGCGCGGCCGGGTCCCTGGTGGTGCTGGCCGTGAACGGTGACGGTTCGCCCTGGACCCGTCGCCATCTGTGGGACTCCGCGACGGTCGTCCGTTCGGCTCCCCTCGGGGCGGGCAGCACGCTGTCCGTCGTGGCCGAGAGCGCCCTGCCCGACGGTGCGCCCGTGCCGGTCTACGACCCTGCCGCCGGCGCCAACACCATGGCGGCCGTGTGCCTGCTGTCGGCCGACCGGCCGCAGACCGTCGTCCGCGACTTCGCCGCCGTGGTGGACGCCCTGCCGCGGATCCTGCCCACGGATGTCACCGAGGAGGCCCGCGCATGA
- a CDS encoding PEP/pyruvate-binding domain-containing protein, giving the protein MTHAPAGAVVPDATGDRTVVGANLSLPLFRSLSGVLAGHPYLKVVVDRAEKTWHLLDTRVHPFHVDYIATRVLGMTLDELDADLDAFNASVYMDPGRRFLLGVVSLHTEEEADGSERPFLVLETTEADTMPGPLLEEFYHYVRGRVDGRLPLLLKPANHGQEHELAAIGEARVPRVLSHELFGNRTRTCLNPGEAEGRLRYFRTTAEYESAAGELGWSDIVAMPRLPDDVPRTAGLVNTVPTTPLSHTNVLAAGWGIPNAIVRDLDALVRQDGLDGAWVRYRVREDAVTLERLPHAPALERPAWHQQRIRIETPLLEEAPILELHRLRCADRDSYGTKAANLGELHHVLDSRTADLTAFYARPRPPRPDLLGHLAARLGESGASPRRLRAAAAERVARTVRAPRGVALPFRLHHLFLTSSPALQQGIGKLKMALELDALDVIDPLSLHLQHLTCSTPMPEEVTRAITASVAALMADGRRLVVRSSSNAEDLPGFSAAGIYDSVTTVRGTDQLMDAVRQVWASLLSPRSVRLRHQVGIPLDDTYMGVIVQEYVPAGLGGVLVTCDPTRPEDFRNVYLNCTPGSPEQVVDGTVLPQQYLYNTVEGGGRTVGIGSSGQDLPAATRASLAELALVGRLLQSHFSEDDPDGALDIEWLMTAEGAFHLVQVRPYAR; this is encoded by the coding sequence ATGACGCACGCACCGGCCGGGGCGGTCGTGCCCGACGCCACCGGCGACCGTACCGTCGTCGGCGCGAACCTGTCGCTGCCGCTGTTCCGCTCGCTGTCCGGGGTACTGGCCGGACACCCTTACCTCAAGGTCGTCGTGGATCGTGCCGAGAAGACCTGGCATCTGCTCGACACCCGGGTGCATCCCTTCCACGTCGACTACATCGCGACCCGCGTCCTCGGCATGACGCTGGACGAACTCGACGCGGACCTCGACGCGTTCAACGCGTCGGTGTACATGGACCCCGGACGCCGGTTCCTCCTCGGGGTGGTGTCCCTGCACACCGAGGAGGAGGCCGACGGCTCCGAGCGGCCCTTCCTCGTGCTGGAGACGACCGAGGCGGACACCATGCCGGGGCCCTTGCTCGAGGAGTTCTACCACTACGTGCGCGGACGGGTGGACGGCCGTCTGCCGCTGCTGCTCAAACCCGCCAACCACGGTCAGGAGCACGAGCTGGCCGCGATCGGCGAGGCGCGTGTGCCGCGCGTCCTCAGCCACGAGCTGTTCGGCAACCGCACCCGCACCTGCCTCAACCCGGGCGAGGCCGAGGGGCGGCTGCGCTACTTCCGCACCACGGCGGAGTACGAGAGCGCGGCCGGGGAGCTGGGCTGGTCGGACATCGTGGCGATGCCCCGGCTGCCCGACGACGTGCCCCGGACCGCCGGCCTCGTCAACACGGTCCCCACGACACCGCTTTCGCACACCAACGTCCTCGCGGCGGGCTGGGGGATCCCGAACGCGATCGTCCGCGACCTGGACGCCCTCGTCCGGCAGGACGGCCTCGACGGCGCGTGGGTGCGCTACCGAGTGCGTGAGGACGCCGTCACCCTGGAGCGGCTGCCCCACGCACCGGCTCTGGAACGGCCCGCCTGGCACCAGCAGCGCATCCGCATCGAGACACCGCTGCTGGAGGAGGCCCCGATCCTGGAGCTGCACCGGCTGCGGTGCGCCGACCGGGACAGTTACGGCACCAAGGCGGCCAACCTCGGGGAGCTGCACCACGTCCTGGACAGCCGCACGGCGGACCTGACGGCGTTCTACGCGCGCCCGCGTCCGCCGCGGCCCGATCTGCTCGGCCACCTCGCCGCCCGGCTGGGCGAGTCGGGAGCGTCACCTCGGCGGCTGCGCGCCGCGGCGGCCGAACGCGTGGCGCGGACGGTCCGCGCCCCGCGGGGCGTGGCGTTGCCGTTCCGGCTGCACCATCTGTTCCTCACCTCCTCCCCCGCCCTCCAACAGGGCATCGGCAAGCTGAAGATGGCGCTCGAACTCGACGCCCTCGACGTGATCGACCCGCTGTCCCTGCACCTTCAGCACCTGACGTGCAGCACGCCGATGCCCGAGGAGGTGACGCGGGCGATCACCGCCTCCGTGGCGGCGCTCATGGCCGACGGACGCCGTCTGGTCGTGCGCTCCTCCTCCAATGCCGAGGACCTGCCCGGCTTCTCGGCCGCCGGGATCTACGACTCGGTGACCACCGTGCGCGGCACGGACCAGCTCATGGACGCCGTACGACAGGTGTGGGCGTCACTGTTGTCGCCGCGCAGCGTGCGCCTGCGGCACCAGGTCGGCATCCCCCTGGACGACACCTACATGGGCGTGATCGTCCAGGAGTACGTGCCCGCCGGTCTGGGGGGCGTGCTCGTGACCTGCGATCCCACCCGCCCCGAGGACTTCCGCAACGTGTACCTGAACTGCACGCCCGGCTCGCCCGAGCAGGTGGTCGACGGCACGGTGCTACCGCAGCAGTACCTCTACAACACCGTGGAGGGCGGCGGGCGTACGGTCGGCATCGGCTCGTCGGGACAGGACCTCCCGGCGGCGACACGCGCCTCGCTGGCCGAACTCGCCCTCGTCGGACGTCTGCTGCAGTCCCACTTCAGCGAGGACGATCCCGACGGCGCCCTGGACATCGAGTGGCTCATGACCGCGGAGGGGGCCTTCCACCTGGTCCAGGTCCGCCCCTACGCCCGGTGA
- a CDS encoding MFS transporter: MSLLRSSPPVPAPPPAARHVIRLNNGFQLLFNLLWWMPVFYAYQRDAGLSDGQIFGIQSIYYIAFCLFEIPTGAIADRIGARNCLRAGAVVMTAANLAPVLAPTYTGFLAHFLAIAAGRSLASGAASAYLYDGLRAERAEAHYLKAEGTARALGLAAKVVCWPLVGPLMTLAPQTPYVLSAACAAGSLGCALALPRLATGGTDTRRRDPARRGGGVLHDTGAALRALWSSPWLALLMVQGVAVFTLSRICQVNLFQPVLLEHGIKESAHGSVLAAMTVAEAVASARPQWLSRRLPPAGWVSLLSVALAAVLAGTVVGGPWTVVALLCAFAAITGFVYPVQRKLINDAIPVHAPRATLLSVESIVDRGVCAAAAVAAGACLAAGRLDALLWYSAAITGVVMPALHLALRRTGRRDTPAGKARATAAPRAGAPAPDEPVSLPVDEGAAPRA; encoded by the coding sequence ATGTCCCTCCTGCGGTCCTCGCCCCCCGTACCGGCGCCGCCCCCGGCCGCGCGCCACGTCATCCGCCTCAACAACGGGTTCCAGTTGCTGTTCAACCTGCTGTGGTGGATGCCCGTGTTCTACGCCTACCAGCGTGACGCGGGTCTGTCCGACGGGCAGATCTTCGGCATCCAGAGCATCTACTACATCGCCTTCTGCCTGTTCGAGATACCGACCGGAGCCATCGCCGACCGCATCGGCGCCCGCAACTGCCTGCGCGCGGGAGCGGTGGTCATGACGGCGGCGAACCTGGCGCCGGTGCTGGCCCCGACGTACACCGGTTTCCTCGCGCACTTCCTCGCCATCGCGGCCGGGCGTTCCCTGGCGTCGGGCGCGGCGAGCGCCTATCTGTACGACGGGCTGCGCGCCGAGCGGGCGGAGGCCCACTATCTCAAGGCGGAGGGCACGGCGCGCGCCCTCGGGCTCGCCGCCAAGGTCGTGTGCTGGCCGCTCGTCGGGCCGCTGATGACCCTGGCCCCGCAGACACCGTACGTACTCAGCGCGGCGTGCGCGGCCGGTTCCCTCGGCTGCGCCCTCGCCCTGCCGCGGCTCGCCACGGGCGGCACGGACACCCGCCGCCGTGACCCGGCGCGGCGCGGCGGCGGCGTCCTGCACGACACGGGCGCCGCCCTGCGCGCCCTGTGGTCGTCGCCGTGGCTGGCGCTGCTCATGGTCCAGGGCGTCGCCGTGTTCACGCTGTCGCGGATCTGCCAGGTCAACCTGTTCCAGCCGGTGCTGCTGGAGCACGGCATCAAGGAGAGCGCGCACGGCAGTGTGCTCGCGGCGATGACGGTCGCCGAGGCCGTGGCGTCGGCCCGTCCCCAGTGGCTGAGCCGCCGGCTGCCGCCCGCCGGCTGGGTGTCGCTGCTGAGCGTGGCCCTGGCCGCCGTTCTGGCGGGCACCGTAGTAGGCGGCCCGTGGACCGTGGTCGCGCTGCTGTGCGCGTTCGCCGCGATCACCGGGTTCGTCTATCCGGTGCAGCGCAAGCTCATCAACGACGCCATCCCGGTGCACGCGCCGCGGGCCACGCTGCTGTCGGTGGAGAGCATCGTGGACCGCGGCGTGTGCGCGGCGGCCGCGGTGGCCGCGGGTGCCTGTCTGGCGGCGGGGCGACTGGACGCGCTGCTCTGGTACAGCGCCGCGATCACCGGCGTCGTGATGCCGGCGCTCCACCTGGCCCTGCGCCGGACCGGCCGGCGCGATACCCCGGCCGGGAAGGCCCGCGCCACGGCCGCTCCCCGCGCGGGCGCCCCGGCGCCGGACGAGCCCGTCTCCCTGCCCGTCGACGAGGGAGCGGCACCGCGCGCCTGA
- a CDS encoding thiol-disulfide oxidoreductase DCC family protein — protein MRTQPVLVYDGDCGFCTASLALARKWIEPRCEVVAQQHAPLDELGVTTRRAAYEALWVTPDGTVYGGAQAVARLLSSRGGGWGVLGALLRLPPMRWIAHGVYRLVARNRHRLPGGTAACALPVGAGPDRR, from the coding sequence ATGCGGACGCAACCTGTACTGGTCTACGACGGTGACTGCGGCTTCTGCACGGCCTCCCTGGCGCTCGCCCGGAAGTGGATCGAGCCTCGCTGCGAGGTGGTGGCCCAGCAGCACGCACCGCTGGACGAACTGGGCGTCACCACGCGGCGAGCCGCGTACGAGGCGCTGTGGGTCACCCCGGACGGGACCGTGTACGGGGGTGCCCAGGCGGTCGCCCGGCTGCTGTCCAGCCGGGGCGGCGGCTGGGGCGTTCTCGGCGCACTGCTGCGGCTCCCCCCGATGCGCTGGATCGCCCACGGCGTCTACCGCCTCGTCGCCCGCAACCGGCACCGGCTGCCGGGCGGTACGGCGGCCTGCGCCCTGCCGGTCGGGGCCGGCCCCGACCGCCGGTAG
- the yicI gene encoding alpha-xylosidase: MKFTNGFWRVRDGVHIAYAAEVRDVRIESKRFTAYAATQKVTRRGDTLNAPLLTVDCFSPAEGVIGVRVTHHAGRTRPGPEFDLAAGPGGAGTGEIRRDGTVTELTSGPLTLRLDRAAPWALTFHDADGRELTRAGRKGTAFATTDDGAHHVLAQLALGVGEQVYGLGERFTPFVKNGQTVDVWQADGGTSSEQAYKNIPFYLSSRGYGVFVNHPGRVSFEVGSESVGQVQFSVEDQTVEYHIVAGPSPKDVLTRYTALTGRPALPPAWSFGLWLTTSFTTDYDEPTVMSFVDGMAERGIPLSVFHFDCFWMREYQWCDFAWDPEVFPDPEGMLARLKARGLRVSAWINPYIAQKSPLFDEAAALGHLVRRPDGDVWQWDLWQAGMGLVDFTSPDARAWFRSKLKPLLEQGVDCFKTDFGERVPTDVVWHDGSDPQRMHNYYTHLYNRTVFELLEEERGAGEAVLFARSATAGGQQYPVHWGGDCWASFEAMAESLRGGLSLSLSGFGFWSHDIGGFEGTPDPAVFKRWLAFGLLSSHSRLHGSSSYRVPWEFGAEAVDVARRFTLLKHRLMPYLYGAASEAHHTGVPVMRPMVLEFPRDPACRPLDRQYMLGPDLLVAPVFGDDGQVEVYLPEGTWTHLLSGEQVTGPVWRTERHGYDSLPLYVREGAVLPLATDDQRPDGDWLDNPTLLVHPSATAEYTHEVSVPDLTGSPAARFRVRREGGLLRVTADGFDRPFTVRVAGGAHTDGTGEVTVPLR, encoded by the coding sequence ATGAAGTTCACCAACGGGTTCTGGCGCGTCCGCGATGGCGTTCACATCGCCTACGCCGCCGAGGTGCGCGACGTGCGCATCGAATCGAAGCGCTTCACCGCCTATGCCGCCACACAGAAGGTGACGCGCAGAGGGGACACGCTCAACGCGCCGCTCCTCACCGTCGACTGCTTCTCGCCCGCCGAGGGTGTCATCGGTGTGCGCGTCACCCACCACGCCGGCAGGACGCGGCCGGGCCCGGAGTTCGACCTGGCGGCCGGGCCCGGCGGCGCGGGTACGGGCGAGATCCGGCGGGACGGCACCGTCACCGAGCTGACCAGCGGCCCGCTGACCCTGCGCCTGGACCGGGCCGCTCCCTGGGCCCTGACCTTCCACGACGCGGACGGACGGGAGCTGACCCGGGCCGGCCGCAAGGGCACCGCGTTCGCCACCACCGACGACGGTGCCCACCACGTCCTCGCCCAGCTTGCGCTCGGCGTCGGTGAGCAGGTCTACGGCCTCGGCGAGCGCTTCACACCGTTCGTCAAGAACGGCCAGACCGTCGATGTCTGGCAGGCCGACGGCGGCACCAGCAGCGAACAGGCCTACAAGAACATCCCGTTCTACCTGTCCTCACGCGGCTACGGCGTCTTCGTCAACCACCCGGGCAGGGTCTCCTTCGAGGTCGGCTCCGAATCCGTGGGGCAGGTGCAGTTCAGCGTCGAGGACCAGACGGTGGAGTACCACATCGTCGCCGGGCCCTCCCCTAAGGACGTCCTCACCCGCTACACCGCCCTCACGGGCCGCCCGGCCCTGCCGCCCGCCTGGTCCTTCGGCCTGTGGCTGACCACCTCCTTCACCACCGACTACGACGAGCCGACGGTGATGTCGTTCGTCGACGGCATGGCCGAGCGCGGCATCCCGCTGTCGGTGTTCCACTTCGACTGCTTCTGGATGCGCGAGTACCAGTGGTGCGACTTCGCGTGGGACCCCGAGGTCTTCCCCGACCCGGAGGGCATGCTCGCCCGGCTGAAGGCCAGGGGGCTGCGGGTCAGCGCCTGGATCAACCCGTACATCGCGCAGAAGTCCCCGCTGTTCGACGAGGCGGCCGCGCTCGGCCACCTCGTGCGCCGGCCCGACGGCGACGTGTGGCAGTGGGACCTGTGGCAGGCCGGCATGGGACTGGTCGACTTCACCAGCCCCGACGCCCGCGCCTGGTTCCGGTCCAAGCTGAAGCCCCTGCTGGAGCAGGGCGTGGACTGCTTCAAGACCGACTTCGGCGAGCGCGTCCCGACCGACGTCGTCTGGCACGACGGCTCCGATCCGCAGCGGATGCACAACTACTACACCCACCTGTACAACCGGACCGTGTTCGAACTCCTCGAGGAGGAGCGCGGAGCGGGCGAGGCCGTGCTCTTCGCCCGCTCCGCGACCGCCGGCGGCCAGCAGTACCCCGTGCACTGGGGCGGCGACTGCTGGGCGTCCTTCGAGGCCATGGCCGAGTCGCTCAGGGGCGGTCTGTCCCTGTCCCTGAGCGGCTTCGGTTTCTGGAGCCACGACATCGGAGGCTTCGAGGGCACCCCCGACCCGGCGGTCTTCAAGCGCTGGCTGGCCTTCGGTCTGCTGTCCTCCCACAGCCGCCTGCACGGCTCGTCGTCGTACCGCGTGCCGTGGGAGTTCGGTGCCGAGGCCGTCGACGTCGCCCGGCGGTTCACCCTGCTCAAGCACCGCCTCATGCCCTATCTGTACGGCGCCGCGTCCGAGGCCCACCACACCGGCGTCCCCGTGATGCGCCCCATGGTCCTGGAGTTCCCGCGCGACCCCGCATGCCGCCCGCTCGACCGGCAGTACATGCTCGGCCCGGACCTGTTGGTCGCCCCCGTGTTCGGTGACGACGGCCAGGTGGAGGTCTATCTCCCCGAGGGCACCTGGACCCACCTGCTCAGCGGCGAGCAGGTCACCGGCCCGGTGTGGCGCACCGAACGGCACGGCTACGACAGTCTTCCGCTCTACGTACGTGAGGGCGCCGTCCTGCCGCTGGCCACCGACGACCAGCGGCCCGACGGCGACTGGCTGGACAACCCCACCCTGCTCGTCCACCCGTCGGCCACCGCCGAGTACACCCACGAGGTCAGCGTCCCCGACCTGACCGGCTCGCCGGCCGCGCGGTTCCGCGTCCGGCGCGAGGGCGGCCTCCTGCGCGTCACCGCGGACGGTTTCGACCGGCCCTTCACCGTGCGGGTCGCCGGCGGCGCGCACACCGACGGCACGGGTGAGGTCACGGTCCCGCTGCGGTGA
- a CDS encoding ABC transporter substrate-binding protein, whose translation MTAPTPAAARRARSRRAVTPLAAVCVLVAGAALTGCGSQRDSDVYTVMNSSTDESYHRWDARAMARCGRRLGVTVEQRSVPAAQVMTKALRMASSESLPDIVQFDASEMPTFAGAGGLIDLRTLGLRTDGIPRGIVDFGSYKGTYYGAARSVNTLALFYDKDALAGAGLGVPRTWAELRAAAKKLTHGKRYGLALSAGGAEDGVFQFTPFMWSNGGDERHLDGPRVVEALDFWKSLLDDGSLSRSTVGWTQADVNDRFMAGNAAMMINGPWQVETLNTHKSLHWGIARIPVPKAGDRSVGPLGGAVLTVPNTGDRPRERMAGRIVACLSGAKEQLTYALNSWMVPAAEKAAAVWRERVPELDALADQVATARSRTAELGAGWPGVSLALQSAFQSALTGESSKAALTRAQQRATSGN comes from the coding sequence GTGACAGCACCCACTCCTGCTGCCGCGCGCCGCGCACGCTCCCGCAGGGCCGTGACGCCGCTCGCCGCCGTCTGCGTCCTGGTCGCCGGGGCGGCCCTGACCGGATGCGGCTCGCAGCGCGACAGCGACGTCTACACCGTGATGAACTCCTCGACCGACGAGTCCTACCATCGCTGGGACGCCCGGGCGATGGCCCGCTGCGGCCGGCGGCTGGGCGTCACCGTCGAGCAGCGAAGCGTCCCGGCCGCGCAGGTGATGACGAAGGCGCTGCGCATGGCGTCCTCCGAGTCGCTGCCCGACATCGTCCAGTTCGACGCCTCCGAGATGCCGACGTTCGCCGGGGCCGGCGGGCTGATCGACCTCAGGACCCTGGGCCTGCGCACCGACGGCATCCCCCGGGGCATCGTCGACTTCGGTTCCTACAAGGGGACGTACTACGGCGCGGCCCGCTCGGTGAACACGCTCGCGCTGTTCTACGACAAGGACGCCCTCGCCGGGGCGGGGCTCGGGGTCCCGCGCACCTGGGCCGAGTTGCGCGCGGCGGCGAAGAAGCTGACCCACGGCAAGCGGTACGGTCTGGCGCTCAGCGCGGGCGGCGCCGAGGACGGCGTCTTCCAGTTCACCCCGTTCATGTGGTCCAACGGCGGCGACGAGAGGCATCTCGACGGGCCGCGGGTCGTCGAGGCGCTGGACTTCTGGAAGTCCCTGCTGGACGACGGTTCGCTGTCGAGGTCGACGGTCGGCTGGACGCAGGCGGACGTCAACGACCGGTTCATGGCGGGCAACGCGGCTATGATGATCAACGGGCCGTGGCAGGTGGAGACGCTGAACACCCACAAGTCGCTGCACTGGGGCATCGCACGGATTCCGGTGCCGAAGGCCGGGGACAGGTCGGTGGGTCCCCTCGGCGGTGCGGTTCTCACGGTCCCGAACACCGGGGACAGGCCGCGGGAGAGGATGGCCGGGCGGATCGTCGCATGTCTGTCCGGTGCGAAGGAGCAGCTGACGTACGCGCTCAATAGCTGGATGGTGCCGGCTGCCGAGAAGGCCGCCGCGGTGTGGCGCGAGCGGGTGCCCGAGCTGGACGCCCTCGCCGACCAGGTGGCCACGGCCCGCTCCCGCACGGCCGAGCTGGGCGCCGGCTGGCCGGGCGTGTCGCTCGCCCTCCAGAGCGCCTTCCAGTCCGCGCTGACCGGCGAGTCCAGCAAGGCCGCCCTGACACGGGCCCAGCAGCGGGCCACGAGCGGGAACTGA